The following proteins are encoded in a genomic region of Tenacibaculum sp. 190524A05c:
- a CDS encoding Panacea domain-containing protein encodes MSKQIINPMGTASSVANEFIKLSNETGIEVTNMKLGKLMYIAQGLSLALLERPVFSDDKIEAWKYGPVIPSIYHEFKHFKSDPITTKSVILDSNWTHSSEPELTTEDDKKIVKLTWNLYKNTSAEDLVISTHRPGTPWSLTYALGENNIIDNRLIKRYYDKFITSLKNSLESE; translated from the coding sequence TTGTCTAAACAGATTATCAATCCTATGGGGACAGCGAGTTCAGTTGCTAATGAATTTATTAAACTTTCTAACGAAACAGGTATAGAAGTTACTAATATGAAATTAGGAAAGTTAATGTACATTGCTCAAGGTCTTTCTTTAGCTTTATTGGAACGTCCTGTTTTTAGTGATGATAAAATAGAAGCTTGGAAATACGGACCCGTTATTCCTAGTATTTATCATGAGTTCAAGCATTTTAAATCGGATCCTATTACAACTAAATCAGTAATTTTAGATAGTAATTGGACACATTCTTCCGAACCAGAATTAACTACAGAAGATGATAAAAAAATCGTTAAGTTAACTTGGAATTTATACAAAAACACATCTGCTGAAGATTTAGTTATTTCTACACATAGACCAGGTACACCATGGAGTTTAACCTATGCTCTAGGCGAGAATAACATTATCGATAATCGATTGATTAAGAGATACTATGATAAGTTTATAACCAGTTTAAAGAACTCTTTAGAAAGTGAATAA
- a CDS encoding deoxyguanosinetriphosphate triphosphohydrolase, translating to MNWEQLLSLKRFGDTHKRTRATQDETRLGFEVDFDRIIFSSAFRSLQDKTQVIPLSKTDFVHTRLTHSLEVSVVGRTLGRRVGKELLDRHPELKSLGYTFNDFGAIVAAACLMHDIGNPPFGHSGEKAIGEYFKTGKGLQYKSELTEKQYQDLVDFEGNANGLKIVTESKEGTPGGLRLSYATLGAFIKYPKESLPKKPTSHISDKKYGFFQSEKETFLDVVEELGMSKKQSDGIAYYRHPLAYLVEAADDICYTIIDFEDGINLGLIDEEYALEYMIKLVKDTIDIKKYHSLKHKKDRVSYLRALAIGVLINEAVDLFLAHEDEILKGTFNKALLDKCKYEAQMNDIIKISIEKIYRSNDVIEKEVAGYKIIADLLDVFVTALNNKFTGNQSNFDRLVLNLLPEEYQLVKDDLYDRILQTCSYVASLSDGYAIRLHKKISGNVI from the coding sequence ATGAACTGGGAACAACTACTTTCTTTAAAAAGATTTGGAGATACACATAAGAGAACTAGAGCAACACAAGATGAAACCCGTTTGGGATTTGAAGTGGATTTTGATCGAATTATATTTTCATCGGCATTTAGAAGTCTTCAAGACAAAACTCAAGTAATTCCATTATCTAAAACAGATTTTGTTCACACACGTTTAACGCATAGTTTAGAAGTGTCTGTTGTGGGAAGGACTTTAGGAAGAAGAGTTGGAAAAGAATTACTGGATCGTCATCCAGAATTAAAATCATTAGGATATACTTTTAATGATTTTGGAGCAATTGTAGCTGCGGCATGTTTAATGCACGACATCGGAAATCCACCGTTCGGTCATTCTGGAGAAAAGGCAATTGGAGAATATTTTAAAACAGGGAAAGGCTTACAGTACAAATCAGAATTAACTGAAAAGCAATATCAAGATTTGGTTGATTTTGAAGGTAATGCAAACGGATTGAAAATTGTTACTGAAAGTAAGGAAGGAACACCAGGTGGTTTGCGTTTATCTTATGCTACGCTTGGAGCGTTTATAAAGTATCCTAAAGAGAGTTTGCCAAAGAAACCAACATCACATATCTCTGATAAGAAATACGGCTTCTTTCAATCTGAAAAAGAAACATTTTTAGATGTTGTAGAAGAGCTAGGAATGTCAAAAAAGCAATCAGATGGAATTGCATATTATCGTCATCCTTTGGCGTATTTAGTGGAAGCAGCAGATGATATTTGCTATACCATTATTGATTTTGAAGATGGAATTAATCTTGGTTTAATTGATGAAGAGTATGCTTTAGAGTATATGATTAAGTTGGTGAAAGATACTATTGATATCAAAAAATACCATTCACTAAAACATAAGAAAGATAGAGTTAGTTATTTAAGAGCACTTGCTATTGGAGTATTAATTAACGAAGCAGTAGATTTATTTTTAGCTCATGAAGATGAAATTTTAAAGGGAACTTTTAATAAAGCATTACTAGATAAGTGTAAGTATGAAGCGCAAATGAATGACATTATTAAGATAAGTATTGAGAAGATTTATCGAAGTAATGATGTTATTGAAAAAGAAGTTGCGGGATACAAGATTATTGCTGATTTGTTAGATGTTTTTGTTACTGCTTTGAATAATAAGTTCACTGGAAATCAATCGAATTTTGATAGGTTAGTTTTAAATCTTTTACCAGAAGAATATCAGCTTGTTAAAGATGATTTATATGATAGAATTTTACAAACATGTAGTTATGTAGCAAGTCTTTCTGATGGTTATGCAATTCGATTACATAAAAAGATTTCAGGGAACGTTATTTAG